The Benincasa hispida cultivar B227 chromosome 11, ASM972705v1, whole genome shotgun sequence genome has a segment encoding these proteins:
- the LOC120090460 gene encoding pentatricopeptide repeat-containing protein At2g30780 → MKQLWKFSVPRRLLVNRNIFVPFAFSITNTSNYYFLPHGLHTQSRSPSSPPPSISSFPYIIEIFSNKPSDHDILARSIMQRKVMEVSRELIQNAEDSDKIVKILEDSEDLLLQKHTDGSAFIELLKQLDSQPHLALEVFNWRRRQESSCPLTVEEYAKGITTAGRSKNIGLAVELFTEAFNKRVKATSIYNALMGAYMFNGLADKCNSLFRDLKRDADCFPTIVTYNILISVFGRLMLVDHMEATMQEIDDLDLSPNANTYNNLIAGYVTAWMWDKMEQTFMKMKANSVEPNTETFLLMLRGYAHSNNLEKMEEIHDLIKDHVNNKNFPLIRAMICAYGRSSITDKVKKIEALLELIPKEEYRPWLNVLLIRVYAQADWLERMENSINEAFERGTSVNTVHVMRSIIASYFRCNAVDKLTNFISRAECSGWRICRSLYHCKMVMFASEKRFEEMECVLDEMKNINLDWTKKTFWILYKAYVISGCRYKADQVVCYMCKLGYGIPLDSSPS, encoded by the exons ATGAAGCAACTATGGAAGTTCTCTGTTCCTCGTAGGCTCTTAGTAAATCGCAACATTTTTGTTCCTTTTGCCTTCTCTATCACAAACACTTCGAATTATTACTTTTTACCTCATGGCCTCCATACTCAATCCCGCTCTCCCTCGTCACCTCCACCCTCAATCTCTTCATTTCCTTACATTATTGAAATATTTTCCAACAAGCCTTCCGACCATGATATCTTGGCGAGAAGTATTATGCAAAGGAAGGTCATGGAGGTGAGTCGTGAATTGATTCAGAACGCAGAGGATTCTGATAAGATAGTGAAAATATTGGAAGACAGTGAAGACTTGCTCTTGCAGAAACACACCGATGGTTCTGCTTTTATCGAGTTGCTGAAGCAGTTGGATTCACAGCCTCACTTAGCATTGGAG GTGTTTAATTGGAGAAGGAGGCAAGAAAGTTCTTGTCCTTTAACTGTAGAGGAATATGCTAAGGGAATTACAACTGCGGGTCGATCTAAAAATATTGGCCTTGCAGTGGAGTTGTTCACTGAGGCTTTTAATAAAAGGGTCAAGGCGACCTCTATTTATAACGCATTGATGGGGGCTTACATGTTTAATGGCTTGGCCGACAAATGCAACTCATTGTTTCGGGATCTTAAGAGGGATGCAGATTGTTTTCCTACTATTGTAACATATAACATTCTAATATCAGTATTTGGTCGCTTGATGTTAGTCGATCATATGGAGGCTACTATGCAGGAAATAGATGATTTAGATCTCTCCCCTAATGCGAACACGTACAATAATCTAATAGCTGGGTATGTTACTGCATGGATGTGGGATAAAATGGAGCAAACCTTTATGAAGATGAAGGCGAATTCAGTAGAGCCCAACACTGAGACTTTTTTGTTAATGCTTCGTGGATATGCACATTCTAACAACCTTGAAAAGATGGAAGAGATACATGACTTGATAAAAGATCATGTCAACAACAAGAATTTCCCTCTTATTAGAGCTATGATATGTGCATACGGTAGGAGTTCTATAACAGATAAAGTCAAAAAGATTGAGGCTTTGTTGGAGCTTATTCCAAAAGAAGAATATAGACCATGGTTGAATGTCTTATTGATAAGAGTCTATGCTCAAGCAGATTGGTTAGAGAGAATggaaaattcaataaacgagGCATTTGAACGTGGCACTTCAGTAAATACAGTCCATGTGATGCGCTCCATTATTGCCAGCTATTTTCGGTGTAATGCAGTGGACAAGCTAACGAACTTTATAAGTCGTGCTGAATGTTCAGGTTGGAGAATCTGTCGATCTTTATATCATTGTAAAATGGTTATGTTTGCATCAGAAAAGCGGTTTGAAGAAATGGAGTGTGTCcttgatgaaatgaaaaataTCAACTTGGATTGGACAAAAAAAACCTTTTGGATTTTGTATAAGGCCTACGTAATAAGTGGTTGCAGGTACAAGGCCGACCAGGTGGTATGTTATATGTGCAAGCTTGGGTATGGGATTCCCTTGGATTCATCTCCATCTTGA